A stretch of Oryza brachyantha chromosome 4, ObraRS2, whole genome shotgun sequence DNA encodes these proteins:
- the LOC102706555 gene encoding extensin-1-like has protein sequence MAAATNHMGIALLVALAAALSSHCTASSLPHYAFPPVEAPSEAPAPYAEAPLMEQHGAGHGKHHHRELSPAEPPSYNTTEQKHHGHHHRRRRHHEHHEAPPAQPPSHHHTPPPPPPTHHNTPPPAHPSPPPPAHYSPPPHPSPPPAHTSPPPPAHHLPPPPPSRYPPHTPPPPQKYPPPAPHGKAAPPPRGHRKFPPPSPHSVSLAMAPSPSYFSADPPSN, from the coding sequence ATGGCCGCCGCCACGAACCACATGGGCATTGCCCTCCTCGTCGCTCTTGCGGCGGCGCTCTCGTCTCACtgcaccgcctcctccttgcCTCACTATGCCTTCCCGCCAGTCGAGGCACCATCTGAGGCTCCGGCTCCCTACGCCGAGGCGCCATTGATGGAGCAGCATGGAGCTGGGCACGGGAAGCATCACCACCGTGAGCTGTCGCCGGCTGAACCGCCGTCCTACAACACGACGGAGCAGAAGCAccacggccaccaccaccgccgccgccgccaccatgaGCACCATGAGGCCCCACCGGCGCAGCCCCCGTCTCACCAccacacgccgccgccgccacccccaaCTCATCACAAcactccgccgccggctcacccgtcgccaccgcccccAGCTCACTACTCTCCGCCACCCcatccgtcgccgccacctgctcacacctcgccgccgcccccggctCACCACctgccgcccccgccgccgtcccgctACCCGCCGCATACTCCGCCTCCACCACAAAAGTATCCACCGCCAGCTCCCCATGGCAAAgcagcaccgccgccacgtGGCCACAGGAAgttcccgccgccgtctccgcacTCGGTGAGTTTGGCAATGGCGCCCTCGCCATCTTATTTCAGTGCTGATCCACCATCTAATTAA